A window from Thalassophryne amazonica chromosome 15, fThaAma1.1, whole genome shotgun sequence encodes these proteins:
- the si:ch211-156l18.8 gene encoding probable G-protein coupled receptor 179: MGPVGFLLLLVPSVLRAQVNTEFSSGVMVEMDNSTDSLTNSTRTSGMPSVPSNPSKTSGFVVTPSEEDDWSTAETFLYSGDPSDVEGARCSRPYSPPGKHGPLPKTFSDPLRPALDALANTANFLNMIFQASDLRESTVQEDMEWYHALVRALLEADILIQRALLTFDADPTAPVPQLVLCATRNLTAKVQTVVLQDLSKAWESLHPPIPAPDDSWFSSFKFPPSNQPPAVLSKRVLLNDLSTLETPKWAHGDGYVTNRSGVRWASAPFLDCKDTRFVPGWQLTLSTSFYGLKPDLTPEFRGVIRVDVRIQDIDVNQCAAGDSWFADTHQCNRTSMECVPIPGRGFRLGQYCCHCKQGYYNPGMAAQDYDGDSVNASDGDRTCFPIMPVCLPCWPGCASCQDATPCSVQEDWFLRSSVLTVQGIFMLLTFVSMLAAYCHRQNRRIRASGLMLLETILFGSLLLYFPVFIMYFKPSTFRCILLRWVRMLGFFIVYGTITLKMYRVLKVFLSRTAQRAPYMSSLHLLRILGVMLLTVSWFLCAWTVAVLQNRDRNIPIFITSTTTDGQGFNACYLDRWDYMMAVAELLFLCWGSSLWTAVRPVPSAFHEPRYMGIAIHNELLLSLMFHLLRFTFPHLHPDWMLLLSFIHTHLTITMTLALIFIPKFLSVSVPVKETIAAEVYEDEVDLRRSGSCLNSSFRSVWSDHSTAADDLRDELKKLYTQLEIHKTKKMTANNPHLSKKRSSRCTLGRSLIQRIAEIPESMSRRCSRDDREGSMFSRRVSQCDSYKAPDTISISYRSSVKSPSPVMRKSQSDHHYIREQESSVRDSLLRANSVKRSSQRSETDSLDITPGVCKSVSAQNLTIDTNLLHPDHTRLHKSLSLTSTNAHTMEHIPKVNRANTVRSRSKQSISISDQIMSALHSESFDKAEVCPWEVAREQLVDKNQKHVTYAPSQDDESTGPPAIALICPWDHLPAVERKQSGEKGTEAECESPKLQAPVSASAPGSPRPKVTKDQRVFSFHNSNKWLSVKAITRMASVDTGSKDKSNKERHFSKEDSISQKSKESASTMFRSTTVGRNRSIEKKTIQKRSWTTTEGKPCLVKQQAIRLSSGDSSDRSPIRLRIGKSVIYPGDVEDIQKDGTYENVVLSRQNSKRSSICSWDTLSSSSRTPSTHRRGSYRITQDRNVSHTDAGPRDGTGSLLKAEGSNTQQCLAAGVYLREWQEKGNVKEQETAHAGAHPLESQDGISKPALAKDAQMEQPVKFAIEICPWESEETPRSSKTQDNDYANICPWDVSNKTEAVYENLTPSDKGSLMVPTRQENMKAALYPSVSKEISSNKQQNFEKTTALRLAGSKTKGSESCPWDFPDPPNITEVICPWEQNVTDESVTKMNTVSQTTIKITICPWEAEDKDKSENLPTTAFPLEVATKTQMKTNLALPNVCPWDMVEAESVKSEASKGPENLQKQSNLAKDICPWETTNVAKLQDIPESIRDDVCPWETKELKVIPHKERSIRPDVCPWEKEKPVGLQKKDSIRSYVCPWDAEEPQGVPKKDSILSGVCSQVKESPKAITKKHNTRSDICPWNAEETKCSSKRDSIQSGVCPWESEEPKGVQKRDGNQSSICSQVKYSPKVFQKKDVCPWESEDPKDAQEGKSIRSDVCPWESEDPKDAQEGESIQSDVCPWESEDPKDAQEGESIQSDVCPWESEGSQKKDIIRSNISSQVKDSPKIQNKDICPWDSEEPNGVQKRERIQSDTCPWESEDPKHAQKKDGSWADVCPWDSEDPKNVQKKDSIRSNISSQVKDSSKIHNKDICPWDSEEPNGVQNKDGICQQPDVQIWETQEPGVIKNQDHTDRENPQKSAEIMVDMSSTDQKGVTENQESVNVGAAAADISTQLCVDGDFKSNVTLSRRDALCSWEMIRSRSSSFTDNVSDVFMWEPENIPEEDEDDDAECAAEALIFPPDL; encoded by the exons ATGGGTCCTGTTGGGTTTCTTCTTCTGCTTGTCCCGTCTGTCCTCAGAGCACAGGTGAACACAGAATTCTCATCAGGAGTCATGGTAGAGATGGACAACAGCACTGACTCCTTAACAAACAGCACTAGAACCTCAGGAATGCCCAGCGTTCCATCCAACCCCTCTAAGACTTCTGGGTTTGTAGTGACACCTTCAGAAGAGGACGACTGGTCAACAGCAGAGACCTTCCTTTACAGCGGAGATCCCTCTGATGTGGAAGGGGCCCGGTGCTCTCGGCCATACAGTCCACCAGGGAAACATGGACCTCTTCCTAAGACTTTTAGTGACCCACTCCGCCCAGCTCTGGATGCACTGGCCAACACCGCCAACTTCCTCAACATGATCTTCCAGGCTAGTGACTTGCGAGAAAGCACCGTGCAGGAAGACATGGAGTGGTACCATGCACTGGTCCGGGCCCTCTTGGAGGCCGACATACTCATCCAGCGGGCCCTACTCACCTTTGACGCTGATCCAACTGCCCCAGTGCCACAACTGGTGCTTTGTGCAACCCGGAACCTGACGGCTAAGGTTCAGACAGTGGTGCTTCAGGATTTATCCAAAGCCTGGGAGAGTCTCCATCCTCCAATTCCAGCTCCAGATGATAGCTGGTTCAGCAGCTTCAAATTCCCTCCATCTAACCAGCCACCAGCCGTCCTGTCCAAGAGGGTATTGCTCAATGACTTAAGCACCTTGGAAACACCGAAGTGGGCACATGGAGATGGGTACGTGACCAATCGTAGTGGGGTTCGCTGGGCCAGTGCCCCTTTTCTGGACTGTAAGGACACACGCTTTGTGCCAGGATGGCAGCTCACTTTGTCCACGTCATTCTACGGCCTCAAACCAGATCTGACACCAGAATTCAG GGGTGTGATCCGTGTGGACGTCAGGATCCAGGATATCGACGTGAACCAGTGTGCAGCAGGAGACAGCTGGTTTGCCGACACTCATCAGTGCAACCGCACCTCCATGGAG tgtGTACCAATTCCGGGTCGTGGCTTTCGACTGGGTCAATACTGTTGCCACTGCAAACAAGGCTACTACAACCCGGGCATGGCCGCTCAGGATTATG ATGGCGACTCGGTGAATGCAAGTGATGGCGACAGAACGTGTTTTCCCATCATGCCCGTGTGTCTGCCGTGCTGGCCGGGCTGTGCCAGCTGTCAGGATGCCACGCCCTGCTCAGTCCAGGAGGACTGGTTCCTGAGGAGCAGCGTGCTCACCGTCCAGGGCATCTTCATGCTTCTCACCTTTGTCAGCATGCTGGCGGCCTACTGCCACCGCCAAAACCGC AGGATCCGAGCGTCGGGACTCATGCTGCTGGAGACCATCCTGTTCGGATCCCTGCTCCTGTATTTCCCG GTCTTCATCATGTACTTCAAACCCAGCACCTTCAGGTGTATCCTGCTGCGCTGGGTGCGAATGCTGGGCTTCTTCATCGTTTACGGCACCATCACACTGAAGATGTACCG GGTTCTGAAGGTGTTCCTTTCCCGCACGGCACAGAGAGCGCCCTACATGTCCAGCCTCCACTTGCTGAGGATTCTGGGAGTGATGCTGTTGACAGTCAGCTGGTTCCTGTGCGCATGGACCGTGGCCGTCCTGCAGAACCGAGACCGGAACATCCCAATATTCATCACGTCCACCACGACGGACGGCCAGGGGTTCAACGCCTGTTACCTGGACCGCTGGGACTACATGATGGCTGTGG CTGAGCTTCTGTTCCTGTGCTGGGGCAGCTCTCTCTGGACCGCCGTCAGACCCGTCCCGTCGGCATTCCATGAGCCTCGTTACATGGGCATCGCCATCCACAACGAACTCCTCCTCTCCTTAATGTTCCATCTACTCCG GTTCACGTTCCCTCATCTCCATCCTGATTGGATGTTGCTGCTGTCCTTCATACACACCCACCTGACCATCACCATGACGCTGGCCCTGATCTTCATCCCCAAG TTCCTCTCTGTATCTGTGCCAGTGAAAGAAACGATTGCAGCAGAAGTGTACGAAGATGAAGTGGACCTGCGGCGCTCTGGCTCATGCCTCAACAGCAGTTTTCGCTCAGTTTGGAGTGACCACAGTACCGCCGCAGACGACCTTCGG GATGAACTGAAGAAGTTATACACCCAGTTAGAAATCCACAAGACCAAGAAGATGACTGCAAACAACCCTCATCTCTCAAAGAAGCGGAGTTCTAGATGCACATTGGGAAGATCACTTATTCAACGCATTGCTGAGATCCCAGAATCCATGAGCCGGCGGTGCAGTCGTGATGACAGAGAAGGTTCCATGTTCAGTAGAAGAGTCAGCCAATGTGACTCTTATAAAGCCCCTGACACCATTAGTATAAGCTACAGAAGTTCAGTGAAATCTCCTTCACCGGTGATGCGAAAGTCGCAAAGTGATCATCACTACATCAGAGAACAAGAATCTTCTGTACGCGACTCACTGTTGAGGGCTAATTCAGTGAAGAGATCCTCCCAACGATCAGAGACAGACTCCTTAGACATCACACCAGGGGTCTGCAAGTCAGTCAGTGCTCAAAATCTCACCATTGACACCAATCTCCTACATCCTGACCACACTAGGCTTCACAAGTCCTTGAGTTTAACCTCCACTAATGCCCATACGATGGAACATATACCCAAGGTCAACAGAGCCAACACAGTCCGGTCAAGGTCTAAGCAGAGTATCTCCATCAGTGACCAGATTATGAGCGCTCTCCATTCAGAGTCATTTGACAAGGCTGAAGTTTGTCCTTGGGAGGTGGCGCGAGAACAACTGGTGGATAAGAACCAGAAGCATGTCACCTATGCACCTTCTCAGGATGATGAATCAACAGGTCCACCAGCAATAGCACTTATCTGTCCTTGGGACCATTTACCAGCAGTAGAGAGGAAACAATCTGGAGAAAAAGGAACGGAAGCTGAATGTGAATCTCCCAAACTGCAAGCTCCTGTGTCTGCAAGTGCACCAGGTTCTCCAAGACCAAAGGTTACAAAAGATCAGCGCGTCTTCTCCTTCCACAACAGCAACAAATGGCTTTCTGTCAAAGCAATTACTCGTATGGCATCTGTGGATACAGGGAGTAAGGATAAGTCCAATAAGGAGAGACATTTTAGTAAAGAGGATTCGATTTCACAAAAAAGTAAAGAAAGTGCTTCCACAATGTTCAGGTCAACAACAGTTGGTAGAAATAGAAGTATTGAAAAGAAGACCATACAGAAAAGAAGTTGGACCACAACAGAGGGGAAACCATGTCTAGTAAAGCAACAAGCTATCAGGTTGTCCTCTGGAGATTCATCTGACAGAAGCCCCATAAGGCTTCGGATTGGAAAGTCTGTCATTTACCCAGGGGATGTGGAAGACATACAAAAAGACGGCACATATGAGAATGTAGTTTTATCGAGACAAAACAGCAAACGTAGTAGTATATGTTCTTGGGACACATTAAGCAGCAGTTCTAGAACTCCTTCAACTCACAGAAGAGGTAGTTATCGGATTACACAAGACCGCAATGTTTCTCATACAGATGCAGGTCCTAGGGATGGAACTGGGTCTTTACTCAAAGCTGAAGGATCAAATACGCAGCAATGCCTTGCAGCAGGCGTATATCTGAGGGAATGGCAGGAGAAAGGGAACGTAAAGGAGCAAGAAACTGCTCATGCTGGAGCGCATCCCTTGGAATCACAAGATGGGATTTCTAAACCAGCTCTGGCCAAAGATGCACAAATGGAACAACCTGTGAAGTTTGCAATAGAAATATGTCCTTGGGAATCAGAGGAAACGCCCCGATCTTCAAAAACACAAGATAATGACTATGCTAATATTTGTCCATGGGACGTTTCCAACAAGACTGAAGCTGTATATGAAAACCTAACTCCTTCAGATAAAGGATCACTGATGGTGCCAACGCGACAAGAAAATATGAAAGCTGCCCTCTATCCCAGTGTGTCTAAAGAGATTTCAAGCAATAAGCAACAAAACTTTGAAAAAACAACTGCCCTCCGTTTGGCTGGTTCCAAGACCAAGGGATCAGAAAGCTGTCCATGGGATTTCCCTGATCCCCCCAACATCACGGAAGTCATTTGTCCTTGGGAACAGAATGTCACTGATGAATCGGTGACTAAAATGAACACAGTGTCACAGACCACCATTAAAATCACCATCTGTCCCTGGGAAGCCGAAGATAAAGACAAATCAGAGAACTTGCCAACAACTGCCTTCCCTTTGGAAGTTGCAACAAAGACCCAGATGAAGACCAACTTGGCCCTTCCAAATGTCTGTCCATGGGACATGGTGGAAGCAGAGTCAGTCAAGTCTGAAGCCTCAAAAGGACCAGAGAACCTCCAAAAACAAAGTAATTTGGCCAAAGATATTTGTCCTTGGGAGACGACCAATGTTGCTAAACTACAAGACATACCTGAGAGCATTCGAGATGATGTTTGTCCATGGGAAACCAAAGAACTAAAAGTTATACCACATAAAGAAA GGAGCATTCGGCCAGATGTTTGTCCGTGGGAAAAAGAGAAGCCAGTAGGTCTTCAAAAGAAAGATAGCATTCGCTCATATGTTTGTCCGTGGGACGCAGAGGAGCCACAAGGTGTCCCAAAGAAAGACAGCATTCTGTCAGGTGTTTGTTCACAGGTGAAAGAGTCACCTAAAGCCattacaaagaaacacaacactcGCTCAGACATTTGTCCATGGAATGCAGAGGAGACCAAATGTTCATCAAAGCGAGACAGTATTCAGTCAGGTGTTTGTCCATGGGAGTCAGAGGAGCCAAAAGGTGTCCAAAAGAGAGATGGCAATCAGTCAAGCATttgttcacaggtgaaatattctcCAAAAGTATTCCAAAAGAAAGATGTTTGTCCTTGGGAGTCAGAAGATCCAAAAGATGCCCAAGAGGGAAAGAGTATTCGGTCAGATGTTTGTCCTTGGGAGTCAGAAGATCCAAAAGATGCCCAAGAGGGAGAGAGCATTCAGTCAGATGTATGTCCTTGGGAGTCAGAAGATCCAAAAGATGCCCAAGAGGGAGAGAGTATTCAGTCAGATGTATGTCCTTGGGAGTCAGAAGGTTCCCAGAAGAAAGATATTATTCGGTCAAACATTTCTTCACAGGTGAAAGATTCACCAAAAATCCAAAACAAAGACATTTGTCCTTGGGATTCAGAAGAGCCAAACGGTGTCCAGAAGAGAGAGCGTATTCAGTCAGACACTTGTCCTTGGGAGTCAGAAGATCCAAAACATGCCCAAAAGAAAGATGGATCCTGGGCAGATGTTTGTCCTTGGGATTCAGAGGATCCAAAAAATGTCCAGAAGAAAGATAGCATTCGGTCAAACATTTCTTCACAGGTGAAAGATTCATCAAAAATCCACAACAAAGACATTTGTCCTTGGGATTCAGAGGAGCCAAATGGTGTCCAAAATAAAGATGGTATTTGTCAACAACCAGATGTCCAAATTTGGGAGACCCAAGAGCCAGGAGTCATCAAAAACCAAGACCACACTGACAGAGAGAATCCACAAAAATCAGCTGAAATAATGGTTGATATGAGCAGCACTGATCAAAAGGGCGTCACTGAGAATCAGGAATCGGTGAACGTTGGAGCAGCTGCAGCAGATATCAGCACACAACTGTGTGTTGATGGCGATTTTAAATCAAATGTCACCCTGAGCCGGCGTGACGCTTTGTGTTCCTGGGAGATGATAAGGAGCAGATCTAGTTCATTCACGGACAATGTCTCAGATGTTTTCATGTGGGAACCTGAGAACATTCCAGAGGAAGATGAAGACGATGATGCAGAATGTGCTGCCGAGGCGCTCATATTCCCACCTGACTTATGA